A region of Culex pipiens pallens isolate TS unplaced genomic scaffold, TS_CPP_V2 Cpp_Un0064, whole genome shotgun sequence DNA encodes the following proteins:
- the LOC120430559 gene encoding uncharacterized protein LOC120430559 yields the protein MILPQKHPLTVAIIRDKHTQNMHAGIELTLAASRREFWIIRGRVAVKDVIGKCVVCFEDNPRPVRQFMGDLPACRLEGWYPFHQVGIDLCGPVFIKQRNKRSTVQHKAWIVLFVCLSTKAIHLELVSELSTAAFLAAFDRFVSRRDRPAVVWTDNGTNFVGAANLLAEWNKFFASVDTQDEIQRAHSNEITWRFNPPEAPHFGGIWESNIKQAKKLLVKHTAGAALCFEEMSTVLARIEAILNSRPITPLSNDPEDFEPLTPGHFLVFRPLNAVARPEVDRTKHARSRYEHITKIVQHFWDRWHFEYLTTLQQRYKWHHKIVVEVGQLVLIKRDNMPVQKWLLGRVVELFPGVDGVTRVVKVKTKDGILKRAVAKLCFLPIDPENGVESATFQRREDV from the coding sequence ATGATCCTGCCACAGAAACATCCCTTAACTGTTGCCATCATCCGCGATAAGCATACGCAAAACATGCACGCTGGAATCGAGCTGACCTTAGCTGCCAGTCGAAGGGAGTTCTGGATCATCCGTGGGAGAGTCGCGGTCAAAGATGTGATTGGGAAGTGCGTCGTGTGCTTCGAAGACAACCCTCGCCCAGTTCGCCAGTTCATGGGAGACCTGCCTGCGTGCCGCCTGGAAGGATGGTACCCATTCCATCAAGTCGGAATCGATCTCTGTGGACCAGTTTTCATCAAGCAGCGCAACAAACGGTCGACTGTTCAGCACAAGGCCTGGATCGTGCTGTTCGTCTGCCTGTCGACAAAGGCAATCCATCTCGAGCTCGTCAGCGAGTTGTCAACGGCGGCTTTCCTAGCCGCTTTCGATCGTTTCGTCAGTCGTCGCGATCGCCCTGCTGTTGTTTGGACCGACAACGGCACCAACTTTGTCGGCGCTGCTAACCTGCTTGCGGAGTGGAATAAGTTCTTCGCGAGTGTCGATACCCAAGACGAGATTCAACGCGCCCACAGCAACGAGATCACCTGGAGATTCAACCCCCCGGAGGCCCCACACTTTGGCGGGATCTGGGAATCGAACATCAAGCAGGCCAAAAAGTTACTGGTGAAGCACACGGCGGGAGCAGCCCTATGTTTCGAAGAGATGTCGACAGTACTCGCACGTATCGAAGCAATCCTCAACTCTCGTCCGATCACGCCACTCTCGAACGACCCGGAGGATTTCGAGCCACTAACACCCGGACATTTCTTGGTGTTTCGTCCGCTGAACGCTGTCGCACGTCCCGAGGTCGACCGAACCAAGCACGCACGATCACGATACGAGCACATCACCAAAATCGTGCAACACTTCTGGGATCGCTGGCACTTCGAGTACCTGACGACGTTGCAGCAGAGGTACAAGTGGCACCACAAAATCGTCGTTGAAGTTGGACAGCTGGTGCTGATCAAGCGGGACAACATGCCGGTGCAGAAGTGGCTACTCGGTCGAGTCGTTGAGCTGTTCCCTGGCGTTGACGGAGTCACGCGTGTCGTCAAGGTCAAGACCAAGGATGGGATCCTTAAGCGAGCGGTTGCAAAGCTGTGCTTCCTTCCAATCGACCCCGAGAACGGTGTTGAAAGCGCAACCTTTCAAAGGCGGGAGGATGTTTAA
- the LOC120430560 gene encoding uncharacterized protein LOC120430560 produces the protein MQRQLTGMLGKAGFELHKWCSNRSELLAGIPEDKLEQKVLFTEEGKTKTLGITWQPDLDVFCFDIHSIAFSEGPPTKRKVLSDISKFFDPCGLAAPVVMTGKIYMQDLWRGKKKWDVALKEDLAKLWIEYRDELSEMKTIRISRCVLPLRRTVFVELIGFSDASQKGYGANLYVRSVNHEGQTAIRLLCAKSHVAPLKEKRALIPRLEICGCVKLAQLVDKVKRSLPIEFDRITCYTDSMIALSWINTCPSKLEPFIANRVARILRLTSKIDGFHCRTEDNPADLLSRGIMPGKLATCGKWWKGPPFMIDHKRPTSVQLIPEDQLPGLLVVCAVETVERFSLFDNCEKYFTMVRAVARIQRWHQNACKRSPENRRHGRLFSPEEMRRATLALVRLAQEEAFPEVFAQLRKKVTLQNHSLIPLSPFTDERDVPGSEDASPSRPARTTRNTR, from the coding sequence ATGCAGCGGCAGTTGACCGGAATGCTCGGAAAGGCGGGATTCGAGTTGCACAAGTGGTGTTCTAACCGCAGCGAACTATTGGCCGGCATACCAGAGGACAAACTGGAGCAGAAAGTGCTTTTCACCGAAGAAGGCAAAACCAAGACCCTCGGGATTACCTGGCAACCAGATCTCGACGTCTTCTGTTTCGACATCCACTCGATTGCGTTTTCGGAAGGACCTCCAACTAAGCGCAAAGTTCTCTCGGACATCTCCAAGTTCTTCGATCCGTGTGGACTAGCAGCTCCAGTGGTCATGACGGGCAAAATCTACATGCAAGACCTGTGGCGAGGAAAGAAGAAGTGGGACGTAGCACTCAAGGAAGATCTGGCCAAGCTGTGGATCGAGTACAGGGACGAGTTGTCGGAGATGAAAACCATCAGGATCAGTCGCTGTGTGCTTCCCCTTCGTAGAACGGTCTTTGTCGAGTTGATTGGGTTCAGCGATGCGTCGCAAAAGGGCTATGGGGCAAATTTGTACGTACGATCAGTAAACCACGAAGGTCAAACCGCAATTCGTTTGTTGTGCGCCAAGTCGCACGTCGCACCGCTTAAAGAAAAAAGAGCCTTGATTCCGCGCTTAGAAATTTGTGGATGTGTGAAGCTCGCTCAACTAGTCGACAAAGTAAAACGATCACTACCAATCGAATTCGACCGCATAACTTGCTACACGGATTCCATGATCGCCTTGAGTTGGATCAACACCTGTCCAAGCAAACTTGAACCGTTCATCGCCAACCGAGTTGCTCGGATTTTGCGATTGACCAGCAAGATCGACGGGTTCCACTGCCGGACCGAGGACAATCCGGCGGATCTACTCTCGCGTGGGATCATGCCTGGAAAACTAGCAACGTGCGGAAAGTGGTGGAAGGGTCCGCCATTCATGATCGACCACAAGAGACCAACCAGTGTGCAGCTCATCCCTGAAGATCAACTTCCGGGACTACTCGTCGTCTGCGCCGTGGAAACGGTGGAGAGATTTTCGCTGTTCGACAACTGCGAGAAGTACTTCACCATGGTTCGAGCCGTCGCACGGATCCAGCGCTGGCACCAGAACGCGTGCAAGCGGAGTCCAGAGAATCGTCGCCACGGTCGTCTGTTCAGCCCGGAGGAGATGCGTCGAGCCACGCTGGCCCTCGTTCGTCTCGCACAGGAGGAAGCCTTTCCGGAAGTATTCGCCCAATTGCGCAAAAAGGTAACCCTCCAGAACCACTCGCTAATCCCGCTTTCCCCATTCACAGATGAACGCGACGTCCCCGGGTCGGAGGACGCCTCTCCAAGTCGTCCTGCTCGTACGACACGAAACACCAGATGA
- the LOC120430562 gene encoding uncharacterized protein LOC120430562 — translation ENFESSEESFSSLWKALEQEFENRRWLVDNHLAELFQIKRLEFESANDLHQLLNVVQRNLRGLSSLKLNLEPLSEAMLVHVVASRLDGDTHKAFESHVVGQSSVKWSEMVDFLLNRCRILENLEQERKQTRVHPKPVGARLQPKVLVSATRDEEKRNFGCFNCTGSHYINECRSFLALPVKQRFQRVKDLKLCINCFSNRHNVANCKSGTCKSCGQRHNTLLHFDPKMPGEGTSSQSSVSSTLLVNNPRPDLVDPALDSKKTFGPVASEDRSVEPKSSPKKVQLISTSGQALLHTAIVYVQGSNGEVQECRAVLDSCAMTSFMTTACAQRLRLKTFPASVSIVGFGGAGHGITEAAVAHVFSKPSVIEHQEVVVEFLVAPCIVNRPFNQPEKIDILFGIVEWDKMMLSQTYKLGDELPTLRRTIFGWVAGGPVNEEVNYPTLQALPVTNEQLDEQLTKFWEVESYSTERFLSPEEQAAEDHFVTTHC, via the exons CTGAGAACTTCGAGTCGTCGGAAGAGTCGTTCTCGTCGTTGTGGAAAGCCCTTGAACAGGAGTTCGAGAACCGGCGCTGGCTGGTAGACAACCATCTTGCGGAACTGTTCCAGATCAAGCGGTTGGAGTTCGAGTCGGCGAACGATCTGCATCAGCTGCTGAACGTCGTCCAAAGGAACCTTCGTGGCTTGTCCTCTTTGAAGCTTAACCTCGAACCCCTTTCCGAAGCAATGCTAGTCCACGTTGTCGCTTCCCGTCTCGATGGTGACACGCACAAGGCTTTCGAGTCCCACGTGGTCGGCCAGAGTTCTGTGAAGTGGAGTGAAATGGTTGACTTTCTGTTGAATCGCTGTCGCATTTTGGAGAACCTGGAGCAAGAACGCAAGCAAACCCGTGTCCACCCGAAGCCAGTCGGAGCCAGGCTGCAACCGAAGGTGTTGGTGAGCGCCACCCGTGATGAGGAGAAGAGGAATTTCGGTTGTTTCAACTGCACAGGTAGCCATTACATCAACGAGTGTCGCAGCTTCCTCGCTCTGCCTGTGAAGCAGCGGTTCCAGAGGGTCAAGGATTTGAAATTGTGCATCAACTGCTTCTCCAATCGCCACAATGTCGCCAATTGCAAGAGTGGTACCTGCAAGTCTTGTGGCCAACGTCACAACACGCTTCTCCATTTCGACCCCAAGATGCCAGGTGAAGGAACGTCGTCGCAGTCTAGTGTATCGTCG ACGCTACTCGTGAACAACCCGCGCCCGGACCTTGTCGACCCCGCTCTAGATTCGAAGAAGACGTTCGGACCAGTGGCGTCAGAGGATCGATCAGTTGAACCAAAGTCGTCCCCCAAGAAGGTTCAGTTGATCTCGACGAGCGGACAAGCACTGCTGCACACTGCGATCGTGTACGTTCAAGGATCAAACGGGGAAGTCCAAGAGTGTCGTGCGGTCCTGGACTCGTGTGCAATGACTTCGTTCATGACGACTGCGTGTGCTCAACGTCTGCGACTCAAAACGTTCCCTGCTAGTGTCTCGATTGTCGGATTCGGTGGAGCAGGCCATGGAATCACCGAAGCAGCTGTCGCTCACGTTTTCTCGAAACCGTCTGTTATCGAACACCAAGAAGTCGTTGTTGAGTTTCTCGTCGCTCCGTGCATCGTTAACCG ACCCTTCAACCAACCGGAGAAGATCGACATCCTGTTTGGCATCGTCGAGTGGGATAAGATGATGTTGAGCCAGACCTACAAGCTCGGCGACGAGTTGCCTACGCTGCGACGAACGATCTTCGGATGGGTCGCAGGAGGTCCGGTGAACGAGGAGGTCAACTATCCTACACTGCAAGCTCTGCCGGTAACGAACGAACAGCTGGACGAACAACTGACCAAGTTCTGGGAAGTCGAAAGCTACAGCACGGAACGCTTCCTTTCCCCCGAAGAACAAGCTGCTGAGGATCATTTTGTGACCACCCACTGTTGA